A genomic window from Flavobacterium johnsoniae includes:
- a CDS encoding type II toxin-antitoxin system RelE/ParE family toxin — translation MGKKIIWSSNALNQLEDIHFYIFFESKSIKIADKVINTVFESTEILKTQSEIYKLDKQKTNNDGTFRVYSVYEYSISYQITVDSIYILRVRHNARKSKKHSWKI, via the coding sequence ATGGGGAAGAAAATAATTTGGTCAAGCAATGCTTTGAATCAATTAGAAGACATTCATTTTTATATTTTCTTCGAAAGTAAATCTATCAAAATTGCAGATAAAGTAATTAATACCGTGTTTGAAAGTACCGAAATACTTAAAACACAATCTGAAATTTACAAACTAGATAAACAGAAAACTAATAATGATGGTACTTTCAGAGTTTATTCTGTTTATGAATATAGTATTTCTTATCAAATAACTGTCGACTCAATTTACATTTTGCGAGTTCGCCATAATGCTCGAAAATCAAAAAAACATTCATGGAAGATATAA
- a CDS encoding 3'-5' exonuclease has protein sequence MSLFNFWKKEENNLFDENITIEETRFVVLDTETTGFDYENDRMLCIGALVLQNGIINVQQSFEVYLKQDHYDKSTAQIHGILKDLLVKRPTELEALQQFLDFLGDSIIIAHHTIFDVTMINKALERNGLPQLTNKTLDTAYLYKKTLIQSHLFERKDHYTLDDLADKFDISKKDRHTALGDAYITAIAFLKIVKKLKDKKAVNLNQLFKPL, from the coding sequence ATGAGTTTATTCAATTTTTGGAAAAAAGAAGAAAACAATCTCTTTGATGAAAATATCACAATCGAAGAAACTCGTTTTGTTGTTTTAGATACAGAAACCACTGGTTTTGATTATGAGAATGATCGTATGCTATGCATTGGTGCTCTGGTTCTTCAAAACGGAATTATAAATGTTCAGCAAAGTTTTGAGGTTTATCTTAAACAAGATCATTATGATAAATCTACCGCACAAATTCATGGTATTTTAAAAGATTTACTTGTCAAACGTCCAACTGAATTAGAGGCTTTACAGCAGTTTTTAGATTTTCTGGGCGATTCTATAATTATTGCTCATCACACTATTTTTGATGTTACCATGATTAATAAAGCGCTGGAAAGAAACGGACTTCCGCAATTGACAAACAAAACTCTCGATACAGCCTATTTATATAAAAAAACGCTAATTCAATCTCATTTGTTTGAGCGAAAAGATCATTATACTTTAGACGATCTTGCCGATAAATTTGATATTTCTAAAAAAGACAGACATACCGCTTTGGGCGATGCGTACATTACTGCAATTGCCTTTCTTAAGATTGTTAAAAAACTAAAAGATAAGAAAGCAGTAAATCTAAATCAGCTTTTTAAGCCTCTTTAA
- a CDS encoding type VI secretion system baseplate subunit TssF, giving the protein MRQERIKDRVLKRAAKSWGFSDVEMETSFDPVVSMMLNALSYELEKIAHELEDSKTRVVERVLEIMFPEVTSGAKPARAILHALPIENNIKVSLQNQMTASRRIHNIYNPLAPITKEIVLAPTLEVKLSACEVKYIAYERNLYQISNLFYKDVVRDYNHTLPSGEIFLGIELSDEKVIEIEDLMLYIDIKNTHQKEMFHYYLKQMKCFLDDKEIKVKEGYNVPLNNLDIEGIINNNYSNLTEIMQEVNEFYFDNFYTLKGSLKYKNIKEYAAEYKPFEEAVESDKSVIWLKMIFPESLVPEIIDNVSFTANCFPVINKKKHDLTKTLDTFLSYVALDTKNDIFLDIDAVVDGLNKRYEIKEFKEGILEEGSAVLRTEGVSRFDSRTASQLLQNVLDLLKDESSSFAGLGKDFMNSSLVEINQLLNSVEQQAKESSFSKNNDPYLMIKPKADDSIGKSFKITYWSTCAEEGNDIKAGTVLECKDDLFFVSHTTTLMTNTVGGLNKQNNKDRILAYRNALLTRGRIVTFADIKAFGFNHFKNSIEDIRIEKGTRKEISVTAGFSRTVDIHIKTNPEEKQHLSKSEWEYLCESFMKNLKNRSSNVFPYRMFID; this is encoded by the coding sequence ATGAGACAAGAACGAATAAAAGACAGAGTATTAAAAAGAGCGGCCAAATCATGGGGATTTTCAGATGTAGAAATGGAAACATCTTTTGATCCAGTTGTATCGATGATGTTAAACGCATTATCCTATGAATTGGAAAAAATTGCCCACGAACTCGAAGATTCTAAAACCCGTGTAGTCGAGAGAGTATTAGAAATTATGTTTCCAGAAGTGACATCGGGAGCAAAACCCGCAAGAGCAATTCTGCATGCATTGCCAATAGAAAATAATATAAAAGTTTCTCTGCAAAATCAAATGACGGCAAGCAGAAGAATTCATAATATTTATAATCCGCTTGCACCAATTACAAAAGAGATAGTACTTGCGCCAACTCTCGAAGTAAAACTGTCTGCCTGCGAAGTAAAATATATTGCTTACGAAAGAAATTTATATCAAATCTCGAATCTTTTTTATAAAGATGTTGTTAGAGATTACAATCATACTTTGCCATCTGGAGAGATTTTTTTAGGAATTGAATTAAGCGATGAAAAAGTAATAGAGATCGAAGATTTAATGTTGTATATCGACATTAAAAACACCCATCAAAAAGAAATGTTTCATTATTATTTAAAACAAATGAAATGTTTTCTTGATGATAAAGAGATAAAAGTAAAAGAAGGTTATAATGTACCTCTTAATAATCTTGATATTGAAGGAATTATCAATAACAATTATTCTAATCTTACTGAAATCATGCAGGAAGTTAATGAGTTTTATTTCGATAATTTTTACACTTTAAAAGGAAGTTTAAAATATAAAAACATAAAAGAATATGCTGCTGAATATAAGCCTTTTGAAGAAGCTGTAGAAAGTGATAAATCTGTTATTTGGCTAAAAATGATATTTCCAGAATCACTAGTTCCAGAAATTATCGATAATGTTTCTTTTACAGCAAACTGTTTTCCAGTAATCAATAAGAAGAAACATGATCTAACCAAGACGCTAGACACTTTTTTATCTTATGTAGCATTAGATACTAAAAATGATATCTTTCTTGATATAGACGCTGTTGTAGATGGACTTAACAAACGTTATGAAATAAAAGAATTTAAAGAAGGCATTTTGGAAGAAGGAAGTGCTGTATTGAGAACAGAAGGGGTTTCCAGATTTGATTCTAGAACAGCTTCTCAGTTATTGCAAAACGTTTTAGATTTATTAAAAGATGAAAGTTCGTCTTTTGCTGGTTTAGGAAAAGATTTTATGAATAGCTCTTTGGTCGAAATTAACCAATTGTTAAATTCTGTAGAACAGCAAGCCAAAGAGAGTAGTTTTTCTAAAAATAATGATCCTTATTTAATGATTAAGCCTAAAGCTGATGATTCAATAGGGAAATCATTTAAAATTACTTATTGGTCAACATGTGCAGAGGAAGGAAATGATATTAAAGCCGGAACTGTTTTAGAATGCAAAGATGATTTATTTTTTGTGAGTCATACAACAACTCTTATGACGAATACAGTTGGCGGATTGAACAAACAAAACAATAAAGACAGGATTTTAGCTTACAGAAATGCTTTATTAACCCGTGGAAGAATCGTTACATTTGCTGATATCAAGGCCTTCGGATTTAATCATTTTAAAAACTCAATAGAAGATATCAGAATAGAAAAAGGAACACGAAAAGAAATATCTGTTACAGCTGGATTTAGCCGAACAGTTGATATTCATATCAAGACAAATCCTGAAGAAAAACAACATTTGTCAAAATCAGAATGGGAATATTTATGCGAAAGCTTCATGAAAAATCTTAAAAATAGATCGTCAAATGTGTTTCCATATAGAATGTTTATTGACTAA
- a CDS encoding DUF1572 family protein, with product MSADFSYLESAKKQFLYYKMLGEKAINQLEPEQLFIAFNEDTNSIATIIKHISGNMLSRWTDFLTTDGEKEWRNRDSEFENDLKSKEEVLELWNKGWNCLENALENLTPAQLSDIIYIRNEGHTVIEAINRQLAHYPYHIGQIVFYAKQLKKGEWNSLSIPKNKSGNYNAEKFAKEKEIKNFTDDELKRLK from the coding sequence ATGAGTGCTGATTTTTCTTATTTAGAAAGTGCCAAAAAGCAATTTTTGTATTATAAAATGCTTGGCGAAAAAGCAATAAATCAACTTGAGCCAGAACAGCTTTTTATTGCTTTTAATGAAGACACAAACAGCATTGCTACGATTATAAAACACATTTCAGGAAATATGCTTTCGCGTTGGACCGATTTTTTAACCACAGATGGAGAAAAAGAATGGCGAAACCGAGATTCTGAATTCGAAAATGATTTAAAATCAAAAGAAGAAGTTTTAGAACTTTGGAATAAAGGCTGGAATTGCCTTGAAAATGCTTTAGAAAATTTAACTCCAGCGCAGCTTTCAGACATCATTTATATTAGAAACGAAGGACATACAGTTATCGAAGCCATAAATCGTCAATTGGCACATTATCCATATCATATCGGACAGATTGTTTTTTATGCCAAACAATTGAAAAAAGGCGAATGGAACAGTTTATCGATTCCGAAAAATAAATCAGGAAATTACAACGCTGAAAAGTTTGCCAAAGAAAAAGAAATTAAGAACTTTACTGACGATGAATTAAAAAGACTGAAATGA
- a CDS encoding cytochrome-c peroxidase encodes MKFNHFTFLFIIFCFFISCKENKTSKSTVKQELLINLSKLDNEIAKFQKLVTNNSSQKEIVEQFKKSRLVYKRTEWAIEYFIPETARFMNGPALDEMELEENRSFEPHGFQVMEEIIYPEYDIKSKEDLIRELNIFRANIKQLNNTFDVIAISDDYVLDAIQQNVFRVIALGITGFDSPILQSSILETGESLISIPETLEKINTDNKSLSKLKEITKKAQEYCAKNNNFNSFNRAVFISEYLNPISKKLKAFQKEEKIKNVKKSSPLKPSIETLFDKEAFDVNAFVLSEDYNFTKEKAVLGEKLFYDKSLSKNNDRSCASCHNPEKAFTDGLKTNVSLTGINLARNTPTLTYASLQNAQFWDMRQLDLEKQSVDVIQNKDEMHGSMENIHAKIQTDKKYVELFKKAYPKTSKPEAWQIQNAIASYVRSLNSFDSRFDEYMRGNKTALNNEEIDGMNLFMGKAKCATCHFTPLFNGTVPPSYSKTEHEVIGTPNEASGKSLSPDKGRYLYNQMPQLVGAFKTPTVRNSAVTAPYMHNGVFKTLEEVVSFYNKGGGIGLGYEVENQTLPFDKLNLTIKEEKALVAFMKTLTDKKYQ; translated from the coding sequence ATGAAATTCAACCATTTTACTTTTCTATTTATAATATTTTGTTTCTTCATTTCCTGTAAAGAAAACAAAACATCAAAATCTACAGTTAAACAAGAATTGCTTATTAATTTAAGTAAACTAGATAATGAAATTGCAAAATTTCAAAAACTGGTAACAAACAATTCATCACAAAAAGAAATTGTAGAGCAATTTAAAAAATCACGTTTAGTATATAAAAGGACTGAATGGGCAATTGAATATTTTATTCCGGAAACAGCCAGATTCATGAACGGTCCTGCTCTTGACGAAATGGAACTTGAAGAAAACAGATCTTTTGAACCTCACGGATTTCAGGTTATGGAAGAAATTATTTATCCAGAATATGACATCAAAAGTAAAGAAGATTTAATACGAGAATTAAATATTTTTCGAGCAAATATTAAACAGCTTAATAACACTTTTGATGTAATAGCTATAAGCGATGATTATGTGCTAGACGCCATTCAGCAGAATGTTTTCAGGGTTATTGCTCTAGGAATAACAGGTTTTGATAGTCCGATTTTACAGTCCTCAATTCTCGAAACTGGAGAAAGTTTAATCTCAATTCCTGAAACCCTTGAAAAAATTAATACTGATAATAAATCATTATCTAAATTAAAAGAAATTACAAAAAAGGCTCAAGAATATTGTGCTAAGAATAATAATTTTAATTCTTTTAATCGTGCGGTTTTCATTAGCGAATATCTAAATCCGATTTCTAAAAAATTAAAAGCATTTCAAAAAGAAGAAAAAATTAAAAATGTAAAAAAATCTAGTCCGTTAAAACCATCAATTGAAACTTTATTTGACAAAGAGGCTTTTGATGTAAATGCCTTTGTACTTTCGGAAGATTATAATTTTACAAAAGAAAAAGCCGTTTTGGGTGAAAAATTATTTTACGATAAAAGCCTTTCTAAAAATAACGATCGAAGCTGTGCAAGCTGCCATAATCCTGAAAAGGCTTTTACAGACGGTTTAAAAACAAACGTATCATTAACTGGAATAAATTTAGCCAGAAATACTCCTACTCTAACCTATGCGTCTTTGCAAAATGCACAATTTTGGGATATGCGTCAATTGGATTTAGAAAAACAAAGTGTAGATGTAATTCAGAATAAAGATGAAATGCATGGCTCAATGGAGAATATTCATGCTAAAATTCAAACAGATAAAAAATATGTCGAACTCTTTAAAAAAGCATATCCAAAAACATCAAAACCAGAAGCTTGGCAGATTCAAAATGCGATTGCCAGTTATGTACGCTCTTTAAATAGTTTTGATTCAAGGTTTGATGAATATATGAGAGGAAATAAAACTGCTTTGAATAATGAAGAAATTGACGGAATGAATCTTTTCATGGGAAAAGCAAAATGTGCAACTTGTCATTTTACGCCATTGTTTAACGGAACAGTTCCGCCAAGTTATTCCAAAACCGAACATGAAGTTATCGGAACTCCTAATGAAGCATCGGGAAAATCTCTAAGTCCAGACAAGGGGCGTTACTTATACAATCAAATGCCGCAATTGGTTGGCGCTTTCAAAACACCAACCGTAAGAAATTCAGCTGTTACAGCGCCATACATGCATAACGGAGTTTTCAAAACGCTAGAAGAAGTGGTTTCATTTTACAATAAAGGTGGCGGAATTGGTTTAGGTTACGAAGTGGAAAATCAAACCCTACCATTTGATAAACTAAATTTAACGATAAAAGAAGAAAAAGCGCTTGTTGCTTTTATGAAAACGCTTACGGATAAAAAATACCAGTAA
- a CDS encoding DUF6095 family protein, producing MATNKELLRKGVKYLTGALPLMFLGPSMIYNAFMNQHTNWHYLVLGIGIVACLSSMFLIFLGLKIIMKGIFND from the coding sequence ATGGCAACAAATAAAGAATTACTAAGAAAAGGAGTTAAATATCTAACTGGCGCTTTGCCTCTGATGTTTCTTGGGCCATCAATGATTTATAATGCATTTATGAATCAGCATACAAATTGGCATTATCTTGTTTTAGGAATTGGAATTGTAGCTTGTTTGTCTTCTATGTTTTTAATCTTTTTGGGATTGAAAATCATCATGAAAGGTATATTTAACGACTAA
- a CDS encoding DUF294 nucleotidyltransferase-like domain-containing protein, with amino-acid sequence MKNTISQRVADFLKGYPPFNFLHQKDLEKLSEQISIIYKEKDAVIFAENDKTHDSFYVVHKGAVALKKSTKNTVLDMCDEGDIFGLRPLLAQENYIMEAVAHEESILYAIPIAVFKPYALENRNVGNFLIESYASNTRNPYSDIHKDKLYGDDLLDDNLHSNNHSFDLAPIKYSKKIVTCSPSTTVRDVAIIMNKKKVGAILIVDEMLPIGILTDKDLRNKIVTGDFPITTTAETIMTKPVITYPKKMTVTEAQMAMMKSNISHLCLTKDGTVNTKAVGILSKHDVMVALGNNPAVLIKALKRTKKIKEIKPIRNQIMQLLQGYLDQNIPMTLITKIITELNEACTTRVIEICIDKMSSPPPVKFAWLAMGSQGRGEQMLHTDQDNAIVYENVNEVFRDETRIYFQKFAGLVNKGLFEIGYDYCPADMMASSPKWCMSLDDWKAQVHHWITNPGKNEVLLSFIFFDYSSTYGDTEIVSQLSDYIFETIKANPIFYMHLVSGALQSPSPTGFFRQFLVEQDGANKDNFDIKRRALMPLTDAARVLILSHSIKGISNTAERFEKLAELETNNRELYLSCSYSFKALLKFRTKQGLLHHDSGQFIELESLTKMEKIKLKRTFKTIKELQELISVRFNISNLV; translated from the coding sequence ATGAAAAATACCATTTCGCAGAGAGTTGCTGACTTTTTAAAAGGTTATCCGCCCTTTAATTTTTTACATCAGAAAGATTTAGAAAAACTGTCCGAACAGATTTCTATTATTTATAAAGAAAAAGATGCCGTTATATTTGCAGAAAACGACAAAACTCACGATTCTTTTTATGTGGTTCACAAAGGCGCTGTTGCTCTAAAAAAAAGCACTAAAAATACCGTTTTAGACATGTGCGATGAAGGTGATATTTTCGGTCTTCGTCCGCTTTTGGCACAAGAAAATTATATTATGGAAGCCGTCGCGCACGAGGAAAGTATTTTGTACGCTATTCCAATTGCGGTTTTTAAACCTTATGCGCTCGAAAACAGAAATGTTGGTAATTTCTTGATTGAAAGTTACGCTTCAAATACTCGAAATCCGTATTCTGACATTCATAAAGATAAATTATACGGTGATGATTTGTTAGATGATAATCTTCATTCTAACAATCATTCTTTTGATTTAGCTCCTATAAAATATTCTAAAAAAATTGTGACTTGCAGTCCGTCTACAACCGTTCGCGATGTTGCTATCATTATGAATAAAAAGAAAGTTGGAGCCATTCTGATTGTAGATGAAATGCTTCCAATCGGTATTTTGACCGACAAAGATCTTCGTAATAAAATTGTAACTGGAGATTTCCCAATTACAACAACAGCCGAAACGATAATGACAAAACCTGTTATTACGTATCCCAAAAAAATGACCGTTACCGAAGCTCAAATGGCGATGATGAAAAGCAATATCAGCCATTTATGTTTAACCAAAGACGGAACTGTAAATACAAAAGCTGTTGGTATTTTATCGAAACATGATGTTATGGTTGCGCTTGGAAACAATCCTGCGGTTTTAATAAAAGCTTTAAAACGTACCAAAAAAATCAAGGAAATAAAACCGATTCGAAACCAAATAATGCAATTGTTGCAAGGCTATTTGGATCAAAATATTCCGATGACCTTAATTACCAAAATTATTACAGAACTAAATGAAGCTTGCACTACTCGTGTAATCGAAATTTGTATCGATAAAATGAGTAGTCCTCCACCAGTAAAATTTGCCTGGCTAGCAATGGGAAGTCAAGGAAGAGGTGAACAAATGTTGCATACCGATCAAGATAATGCTATTGTTTACGAAAATGTAAATGAAGTTTTTAGAGATGAAACCAGAATTTATTTTCAAAAATTTGCTGGACTTGTCAATAAAGGTCTTTTTGAAATTGGATATGATTATTGCCCAGCCGATATGATGGCTTCGAGTCCAAAATGGTGTATGAGTTTAGATGATTGGAAAGCTCAAGTGCATCATTGGATTACTAATCCAGGAAAGAATGAGGTTTTATTATCTTTCATTTTCTTTGATTATAGCTCTACATATGGCGATACAGAAATTGTAAGTCAGTTGTCAGATTATATTTTTGAAACTATAAAAGCAAATCCGATTTTCTATATGCATTTAGTGAGCGGAGCTTTGCAAAGTCCGTCTCCTACAGGTTTCTTTAGACAATTTTTGGTTGAACAAGACGGTGCAAACAAAGACAATTTTGATATTAAACGAAGAGCTTTAATGCCGCTTACAGATGCTGCACGCGTTTTAATTTTATCGCATTCTATTAAAGGAATCAGCAATACAGCAGAGCGATTTGAAAAATTAGCTGAATTGGAAACTAATAATAGAGAATTATATTTATCGTGTTCTTATTCATTCAAAGCTTTATTAAAATTTAGAACAAAACAAGGACTTTTGCATCATGATTCTGGTCAGTTTATTGAATTGGAATCTTTAACCAAAATGGAAAAAATTAAATTGAAACGTACTTTTAAAACCATTAAAGAGCTTCAGGAATTAATTTCGGTTCGTTTTAACATTTCAAATCTGGTATAA
- a CDS encoding pentapeptide repeat-containing protein produces the protein MEDIIHIQKTFEKVVYINKKINNREFEDCVFKNCDFSSSNFGSNTFLDCEFIDCNLSMTSLAGTSLKNVTFRNCKLLGIAFNECDDFLFQVQFEECVLDYALFSNKKMPKTKFINSSVREVTFIGTNLTSSVFDNCNLDGAIFNETQLAGVNFKTAYNYKIDPEFNPMKKAQFSNEGIVGLLDKYDIKIV, from the coding sequence ATGGAAGATATAATTCACATTCAGAAAACATTTGAAAAAGTTGTTTACATCAACAAAAAAATAAATAATCGAGAGTTTGAAGATTGTGTTTTTAAAAATTGTGATTTTTCTAGCAGCAATTTTGGTTCCAATACTTTTTTAGATTGCGAATTTATTGACTGCAATTTATCTATGACAAGTCTAGCGGGAACTAGTTTAAAAAATGTCACTTTTAGAAACTGTAAACTTCTTGGAATCGCTTTTAACGAATGTGACGATTTCTTATTTCAAGTCCAGTTTGAAGAATGCGTTTTAGATTACGCTTTATTTTCAAACAAAAAAATGCCTAAAACTAAATTCATCAATTCTTCGGTTCGCGAAGTAACTTTTATCGGAACGAATTTAACAAGTTCTGTTTTTGACAATTGCAATCTTGACGGAGCTATTTTCAACGAGACACAATTGGCGGGAGTTAACTTTAAAACGGCTTACAATTACAAAATCGATCCTGAATTTAATCCGATGAAAAAAGCGCAATTTTCTAATGAAGGAATTGTCGGGCTTCTGGATAAATATGACATTAAAATTGTATAA
- a CDS encoding DNA topoisomerase IV — MKKIIFLFPFLALVSCYNAEHNCKDFKTGKFKFEYEVNGVKKTTFFERKDDIEIETFEGKTDTATIRWVSDCEYILQKKHPKNMAEEKAISMKILTTSKDSYTFEFGMVGSEEKQRGTVHKVE; from the coding sequence ATGAAAAAAATTATATTCTTATTTCCTTTTTTGGCATTAGTTTCTTGTTATAATGCCGAACACAATTGCAAAGATTTTAAAACCGGAAAATTTAAATTTGAATACGAAGTAAATGGCGTAAAAAAAACAACTTTTTTTGAACGCAAAGATGATATCGAAATCGAAACTTTTGAAGGAAAAACAGATACCGCAACCATTCGTTGGGTAAGTGATTGCGAATATATTCTGCAAAAAAAGCATCCCAAAAACATGGCTGAAGAAAAAGCTATCAGCATGAAAATTTTAACGACTTCTAAAGATTCCTATACTTTTGAATTTGGAATGGTCGGCTCTGAAGAAAAACAGCGCGGCACAGTTCATAAAGTTGAATAA